Proteins encoded within one genomic window of Patescibacteria group bacterium:
- a CDS encoding site-2 protease family protein, with protein sequence MLILQLWQQNAHQPIVAIVSICGIVLGVMLALSVHEFAHAWMANRLGDDTAKYQGRLTLNPLAHIDPMGLFLFVFAGFGFGKPVPYNPNALKSDLDEIKIAIAGPISNLLVALIFALPARIMTIAGLPTDQSIFLLFLDAIVSLNIILAVFNIIPIPPLDGSKIVNYFLDHEAREVWERIGPALLLTLVFSNIIFGSSGGFNLLSRIMDPLLRIANLAIRGAPQIF encoded by the coding sequence GTGTTAATTTTACAACTATGGCAACAAAACGCCCACCAGCCGATTGTGGCGATCGTTTCAATTTGTGGTATTGTGCTTGGGGTAATGCTAGCTTTGTCTGTGCACGAATTTGCTCACGCATGGATGGCAAATCGTTTGGGTGATGATACGGCAAAATATCAAGGTAGACTCACTCTGAATCCTTTGGCACATATTGATCCAATGGGATTATTTTTATTTGTGTTTGCCGGATTTGGATTTGGCAAACCGGTACCATACAATCCGAATGCGTTAAAATCTGATTTAGATGAGATTAAAATTGCAATTGCCGGCCCAATTTCAAACTTACTGGTGGCGTTAATTTTTGCTCTACCCGCCAGAATTATGACCATTGCCGGCTTGCCAACCGATCAATCGATATTTTTATTATTTTTAGACGCCATAGTGTCGCTTAATATCATTTTGGCGGTATTCAACATCATCCCAATTCCCCCGCTCGACGGATCAAAAATTGTAAATTACTTTTTAGACCACGAAGCGCGTGAAGTTTGGGAACGCATTGGTCCGGCGCTTCTACTGACGCTTGTATTTTCTAATATTATTTTTGGCTCTTCTGGCGGATTTAACTTGCTTAGCCGGATTATGGATCCGTTACTCAGAATTGCTAATTTGGCAATTCGCGGCGCCCCACAGATTTTCTAA
- a CDS encoding Fic family protein, which translates to MSITLEQLETKQRQLMAAMPISVDVLAKLNHQYKLDLAFNSTALSGKNITVDAAKEVVENWQNSQARDLIETHNHALAWEYVRHLANTIKTKDISQAEILHIHRILMNKVDSVHAGQYRTGTVRNEPNEKVNVAMAEMVQWLNGNHTKHPVQIAADAHLKLITIHPFVEANCRTARLLMNLILLQNGYPPAVIRVDDQSRYVTDLEVAQADAQLDDYYQLIFEATDRSLNLFLSSIASTASTELPEPAKKTRPRKISNKLLKIGQVAAAANETIATIRFWTEEGLIPIYNTSVGGYQLYQTKAVDRAREIRRLQTEKRMSIKELKNYKF; encoded by the coding sequence ATGTCAATTACTCTCGAACAATTAGAAACCAAACAGCGCCAGCTGATGGCTGCGATGCCCATTTCGGTTGATGTTTTAGCTAAACTTAATCATCAGTATAAACTAGATTTGGCATTCAACTCCACTGCCCTATCCGGCAAAAACATCACTGTGGACGCAGCAAAAGAAGTTGTGGAAAACTGGCAAAACTCACAGGCTCGAGATTTAATTGAAACCCACAATCACGCGCTAGCTTGGGAATACGTACGTCACTTGGCGAATACTATTAAAACTAAAGACATTAGCCAAGCAGAAATTTTGCATATCCATCGCATATTGATGAATAAAGTAGATAGCGTTCACGCCGGACAATATCGTACCGGCACCGTACGCAACGAACCAAATGAAAAAGTTAACGTGGCGATGGCCGAAATGGTGCAGTGGCTAAACGGCAATCACACCAAACATCCGGTTCAAATTGCAGCCGATGCACATTTAAAGTTAATTACCATTCACCCATTTGTAGAGGCAAACTGCCGCACGGCACGATTGTTAATGAATTTAATTTTATTGCAGAACGGTTATCCACCGGCCGTAATTCGGGTTGATGATCAAAGCCGCTATGTCACCGATTTGGAGGTGGCGCAGGCTGATGCCCAATTGGATGATTATTATCAGTTGATTTTTGAGGCAACTGACCGTTCTTTGAATCTGTTTTTGTCATCAATCGCATCAACAGCATCAACTGAGTTGCCCGAGCCAGCAAAGAAAACACGCCCACGCAAAATTTCCAATAAATTATTGAAAATCGGGCAGGTTGCCGCCGCCGCTAATGAAACCATTGCCACAATTAGATTTTGGACCGAAGAAGGGTTGATTCCAATTTATAATACCTCGGTTGGGGGTTATCAGTTGTACCAAACCAAGGCTGTAGATAGAGCCAGAGAGATTCGCCGTTTGCAGACCGAAAAACGGATGAGTATAAAAGAACTAAAAAATTATAAGTTTTGA
- a CDS encoding bL28 family ribosomal protein — protein MAFCPLCQRTQMHGNSVPKSVHKTGRALKPNLQKVNGLLICTRCARTMKKVLAS, from the coding sequence ATGGCATTTTGTCCACTTTGTCAGCGAACTCAGATGCACGGAAACAGTGTACCAAAATCGGTACACAAAACCGGTCGTGCCTTAAAACCGAACTTACAAAAAGTGAATGGATTATTAATCTGTACTCGTTGTGCCAGAACGATGAAAAAAGTATTGGCAAGCTAA
- a CDS encoding tetratricopeptide repeat protein yields the protein MGIFEIIIFVAAAIIFIILVRRFPETAEGVAPKATQNRRLFKFKFKLPQLHFKKFGPMRVPFNDSMSENDQISEPQPDVTKSAEPNINQYQTATNSQLKNLLADGQKYFDLRQLDMAEKQFLNAAAIDPKCVLAYYRLGQIYLERGIATAMPAAVDGPKRVNSALVDAEEAFMQAYKYDPANGYILHYLGRVAQIGENYNEAVEYFEKAVGEDDKNAAWHFDLGQAYLSLRQYGKAVRYLSRAWSLEPRKSLYKDALDDAKERERRQRTNKL from the coding sequence ATGGGAATATTTGAAATTATCATTTTTGTGGCGGCGGCAATTATCTTTATCATATTAGTGCGCCGTTTTCCCGAAACCGCAGAAGGGGTGGCGCCAAAAGCAACGCAAAATAGACGGTTGTTTAAGTTTAAGTTTAAACTGCCGCAATTGCATTTTAAGAAATTCGGCCCCATGCGAGTGCCTTTTAATGATTCGATGAGTGAAAACGACCAAATTTCTGAGCCACAGCCAGATGTAACCAAGTCCGCTGAGCCAAATATTAATCAATATCAGACGGCAACAAATTCACAGCTAAAAAATTTACTGGCAGACGGGCAGAAGTATTTTGACCTGCGCCAGCTAGATATGGCGGAAAAACAGTTTTTGAATGCGGCCGCAATTGATCCAAAGTGCGTTCTTGCTTACTATCGGCTTGGACAAATTTATTTAGAACGAGGCATCGCCACAGCTATGCCCGCAGCGGTTGATGGGCCCAAAAGAGTAAATAGTGCGCTTGTTGATGCAGAGGAAGCTTTTATGCAAGCTTATAAATATGATCCAGCCAATGGGTATATTCTGCATTATTTAGGCCGAGTGGCTCAAATTGGCGAAAACTATAATGAGGCAGTAGAGTACTTTGAAAAAGCGGTTGGGGAAGATGATAAAAATGCCGCCTGGCACTTTGATTTAGGCCAAGCGTATTTATCGCTTAGACAGTACGGCAAAGCAGTGCGATATTTATCTAGGGCTTGGTCTTTGGAGCCCCGAAAATCACTTTATAAAGACGCACTAGATGATGCCAAAGAACGCGAACGCCGCCAAAGAACTAATAAACTGTAA
- a CDS encoding zinc-ribbon domain containing protein: protein MSYEDKTLVCKECGKEFTWTAGEQEFYAQKGFTNQPSRCKDCRQANKQHKDEQRTEITCKQCGKKDTVNFKPHNPDDILCNECFTKNRAQVHSFAPASDSKPAEEPVADEKSDEETPAAE from the coding sequence ATGTCATACGAAGACAAAACATTAGTTTGTAAAGAATGTGGTAAAGAATTTACATGGACCGCTGGTGAGCAAGAATTTTATGCTCAAAAAGGTTTTACTAACCAACCAAGCCGATGCAAAGACTGCCGCCAAGCAAACAAACAACACAAAGACGAACAACGCACAGAAATCACCTGCAAACAATGTGGCAAAAAAGATACTGTTAACTTTAAGCCTCATAACCCAGACGATATCTTGTGCAACGAGTGTTTCACCAAGAACCGAGCACAGGTTCACTCTTTCGCCCCTGCCTCTGATAGCAAACCTGCTGAAGAGCCAGTTGCTGATGAAAAATCAGACGAAGAGACCCCAGCTGCTGAATAA